The following proteins are co-located in the Escherichia fergusonii ATCC 35469 genome:
- the cmoM gene encoding tRNA uridine 5-oxyacetic acid(34) methyltransferase CmoM gives MQDRNFDDIAEKFSRNIYGTTKGQLRQAILWQDLDRVLAEMGSQKLRVLDAGGGEGQTAIKMAELGHQVILCDLSAQMIDRAKQAAEAKGVSDNMQFIHCAAQDVASHLETPVDLILFHAVLEWVADPRSVLQTLWSVLRPGGVLSLMFYNAHGLLMHNMVAGNFDYVQAGMPKKKKRTLSPDYPRDPAQVYLWLEEAGWQIMGKTGVRVFHDYLREKHQQRDCYEALLELETRYCRQEPYITLGRYIHVTARKPQSKDKV, from the coding sequence ATGCAGGATCGCAATTTTGATGATATTGCGGAAAAGTTTTCCCGTAACATTTACGGCACCACCAAAGGGCAGCTTCGACAGGCTATTCTGTGGCAGGACCTCGATCGCGTGCTGGCGGAAATGGGCTCGCAAAAACTGCGTGTGCTGGATGCTGGCGGTGGAGAAGGGCAGACCGCAATCAAAATGGCCGAGCTTGGGCATCAGGTTATTTTATGCGATCTTTCTGCGCAGATGATCGACCGCGCAAAACAGGCGGCAGAAGCAAAAGGTGTGAGCGACAACATGCAATTTATACATTGCGCCGCTCAGGATGTTGCTTCGCATTTGGAAACGCCCGTTGATCTGATATTGTTCCATGCGGTGCTCGAGTGGGTGGCCGATCCCCGCAGCGTATTGCAGACCCTGTGGTCAGTGTTGCGTCCAGGCGGTGTGTTGTCGTTAATGTTCTACAATGCGCACGGCTTGCTGATGCATAACATGGTCGCCGGGAATTTTGATTACGTGCAGGCGGGAATGCCGAAAAAGAAAAAACGGACGCTTTCGCCAGATTATCCACGCGACCCGGCGCAGGTTTATCTGTGGCTGGAAGAAGCTGGTTGGCAAATTATGGGTAAGACAGGCGTTCGCGTGTTTCATGATTATCTGCGAGAGAAGCACCAGCAGCGCGACTGCTATGAAGCATTACTTGAATTAGAAACGCGTTATTGCCGTCAGGAACCGTATATTACCCTGGGGCGTTATATTCATGTCACCGCGCGCAAACCGCAGAGCAAGGATAAAGTATGA
- the mukF gene encoding chromosome partition protein MukF: MSEFSQTVPELVAWARKNDFSISLPVDRLSFLLAVATLNGERLDGEMSEGELVDAFRHVSDAFEQTSETIGVRANNAINDMVRQRLLNRFTSEQAEGNAIYRLTPLGIGITDYYIRQREFSTLRLSMQLSIVAGELKRAADAAEEGGDEFHWHRNVYAPLKYSVAEIFDSIDLTQRLMDEQQQQVKDDIAQLLNKDWRAAISSCELLLSETSGTLRELQDTLEAAGDKLQANLLRIQDATMTHDDLHFVDRLVFDLQSKLDRIISWGQQSIDLWIGYDRHVHKFIRTAIDMDKNRVFAQRLRQSVQTYFDEPWALTYANADRLLDMRDEEMALRDEEVTGELPEDLEYEEFNEIREQLAAIIEEQLAVYKTRQVPLDLGLVVREYLAQYPRARHFDVARIVIDQAVRLGVAQADFTGLPAKWQPINDYGAKVQAHVIDKY, translated from the coding sequence ATGAGTGAATTTTCCCAGACAGTCCCCGAACTGGTTGCCTGGGCCAGAAAAAATGACTTCTCCATCTCGCTGCCGGTAGACCGACTCTCTTTTCTGCTGGCGGTTGCCACGCTGAACGGCGAGCGTCTGGATGGTGAGATGAGCGAAGGCGAGCTGGTGGATGCATTCCGCCATGTGAGTGATGCGTTTGAGCAAACCAGCGAAACCATCGGCGTGCGCGCCAACAACGCGATCAACGACATGGTTCGTCAACGTCTGCTGAACCGCTTTACCAGCGAGCAGGCTGAAGGGAACGCAATTTACCGTCTGACGCCGCTTGGCATCGGTATTACCGATTACTACATCCGTCAACGCGAGTTTTCTACGTTGCGCCTTTCTATGCAGTTGTCGATTGTGGCGGGTGAGCTTAAACGCGCAGCAGATGCCGCCGAAGAGGGCGGTGATGAATTTCACTGGCACCGTAATGTCTATGCGCCACTGAAATATTCGGTAGCAGAAATTTTCGACAGCATCGACCTGACGCAACGTCTGATGGACGAACAGCAGCAGCAGGTGAAAGATGATATCGCCCAGTTGCTGAACAAAGACTGGCGGGCGGCGATTTCCAGCTGCGAATTGTTGCTTTCGGAAACTTCCGGAACGCTGCGTGAATTGCAGGATACGCTGGAAGCGGCAGGTGATAAATTGCAGGCTAATCTGTTACGCATTCAGGATGCGACGATGACTCATGACGACCTGCATTTTGTCGATCGTCTGGTGTTCGATCTGCAGAGCAAACTCGACCGTATTATCAGTTGGGGCCAGCAATCCATCGACTTGTGGATTGGCTACGACCGCCACGTACACAAATTTATTCGTACTGCGATCGATATGGATAAAAACCGCGTCTTTGCTCAGCGGTTACGTCAGTCGGTTCAAACCTATTTTGATGAGCCGTGGGCGCTAACTTATGCCAATGCCGATCGTCTGCTGGATATGCGTGACGAAGAGATGGCACTGCGCGATGAAGAAGTGACTGGGGAACTTCCTGAGGATCTGGAGTACGAAGAGTTTAATGAGATCCGCGAACAGCTGGCGGCGATCATCGAAGAACAACTTGCCGTGTACAAAACCAGACAAGTGCCGCTGGATCTTGGTCTGGTGGTACGCGAATATCTGGCGCAGTATCCGCGTGCGCGTCACTTTGACGTTGCGCGTATTGTTATTGATCAGGCGGTACGCCTTGGCGTAGCGCAAGCAGATTTCACCGGACTGCCAGCGAAATGGCAGCCGATTAATGATTACGGAGCCAAGGTACAGGCGCATGTCATCGACAAATATTGA
- the mukE gene encoding chromosome partition protein MukE → MSSTNIEQVMPVKLAQALANPLFPALDSALRSGRHIGLDELDNHAFLMDFQEYLEEFYARYNVELIRAPEGFFYLRPRSTTLIPRSVLSELDMMVGKILCYLYLSPERLANEGIFTQQELYDELLTLADEAKLLKLVNNRSTGSDVDRQKLQEKVRSSLNRLRRLGMVWFMGHDSSKFRITESVFRFGADVRAGDDPREAQRRLIRDGEAMPIENHLQLNDETQENQPDSGEEE, encoded by the coding sequence ATGTCATCGACAAATATTGAACAAGTGATGCCGGTTAAGCTGGCGCAGGCACTGGCGAATCCGTTATTTCCGGCGCTGGATAGCGCCTTACGTTCAGGCCGTCATATTGGCCTTGACGAACTGGATAATCATGCATTCCTGATGGATTTTCAGGAATATCTGGAAGAGTTTTACGCGCGTTATAACGTTGAGCTTATTCGCGCACCGGAGGGGTTCTTCTATTTACGCCCACGTTCCACCACGCTGATCCCACGTTCCGTCTTGTCAGAACTGGATATGATGGTCGGGAAAATCCTCTGTTATCTCTATCTCAGTCCGGAACGGCTGGCGAATGAGGGGATTTTCACCCAGCAGGAATTGTACGACGAACTGCTCACCCTGGCCGATGAAGCAAAATTACTGAAACTGGTGAACAATCGTTCTACTGGTTCAGACGTTGACCGGCAGAAGTTGCAGGAAAAAGTACGCTCTTCGCTAAACCGTCTGCGTCGCTTAGGCATGGTGTGGTTTATGGGCCATGACAGCAGTAAGTTCCGCATTACCGAATCGGTGTTCCGCTTCGGAGCCGATGTGCGTGCTGGCGACGATCCCCGTGAAGCACAGCGTCGCCTGATTCGTGATGGCGAAGCAATGCCGATTGAAAATCATCTGCAACTCAACGATGAAACCCAAGAGAATCAGCCAGATAGCGGAGAGGAAGAATAA
- the mukB gene encoding chromosome partition protein MukB — MIERGKFRSLTLINWNGFFARTFDLDELVTTLSGGNGAGKSTTMAAFVTALIPDLTLLHFRNTTEAGATSGSRDKGLHGKLKAGVCYSMLDTINSRHQRVVVGVRLQQVAGRDRKVDIKPFAIQGLPMSVQPTQLVTETLNERQARVLPLNELKDKLEAMEGVQFKQFNSITDYHSLMFDLGIIARRLRSASDRSKFYRLIEASLYGGISSAITRSLRDYLLPENSGVRKAFQDMEAALRENRMTLEAIRVTQSDRDLFKHLISEATNYVAADYMRHANERRVHLDKALEFRRELHTSRQQLAAEQYKHVDMARELAEHNGAEGDLEADYQAASDHLNLVQTALRQQEKIERYEADLDELQVRLEEQNEVVAEAIERQEENEARAEAAELEVDELKSQLADYQQALDVQQTRAIQYNQAIAALNRAKELCHLPDLTADSAAEWLETFQAKELEATEKMLSLEQKMSMAQTAHSQFEQAYQLVVAINGPLARNEAWDVARELLREGVDQRHLAEQVQPLRMRLSELEQRLREQQEAERLLADFCKRQGKNFDIDELEALHQELEARIASLSDSVSNAREERMALRQEQEQLQSRIQSLMQRAPVWLAAQNSLNQLSEQCGEAFSSSQDVTEYLQQLLEREREAIVERDEVGARKNAVDEEIERLSQPGGSEDQRLNALAERFGGVLLSEIYDDVSLEDAPYFSALYGPSRHAIVVPDLSQVTEHLEGLTDCPEDLYLIEGDPQSFDDSVFSVDELEKAVVVKIADRQWRYSRFPEVPLFGRAARESRIESLHAEREVLSERFATLSFDVQKTQRLHQAFSRFIGSHLAVAFESDPEAEIRQLNSRRVELERALSNHENDNQQQRIQFEQAKEGVTALNRILPRLNLLADDSLADRVDEIRERLDEAQEAARFVQQFGNQLAKLEPIVSVLQSDPEQFEQLKEDYAYSQQMQRDARQQAFALTEVVQRRAHFSYSDSAEMLSGNSDLNEKLRERLEQAEAERTRAREALRGHAAQLSQYNQVLASLKSSYDTKKELLNDLQRELQDIGVRADSGAEERARIRRDELHAQLSNNRSRRNQLEKALTFCEAEMDNLTRKLRKLERDYFEMREQVVTAKAGWCAVMRMVKDNGVERRLHRRELAYLSADDLRSMSDKALGALRLAVADNEHLRDVLRLSEDPKRPERKIQFFVAVYQHLRERIRQDIIRTDDPVEAIEQMEIELSRLTEELTSREQKLAISSRSVANIIRKTIQREQNRIRMLNQGLQNVSFGQVNSVRLNVNVRETHAMLLDVLSEQHEQHQDLFNSNRLTFSEALAKLYQRLNPQIDMGQRTPQTIGEELLDYRNYLEMEVEVNRGSDGWLRAESGALSTGEAIGTGMSILVMVVQSWEDESRRLRGKDISPCRLLFLDEAARLDARSIATLFELCERLQMQLIIAAPENISPEKGTTYKLVRKVFQNTEHVHVVGLRGFTPQLPETLPGTVDAPSEAS; from the coding sequence ATGATTGAACGCGGTAAATTTCGCTCACTGACGCTGATTAACTGGAACGGTTTTTTTGCTCGCACCTTTGACCTGGATGAGCTGGTCACGACGCTTTCCGGCGGTAACGGTGCGGGTAAATCCACCACGATGGCGGCGTTTGTGACGGCGCTCATTCCCGACCTGACCCTGCTGCATTTCCGTAACACCACGGAGGCCGGGGCCACCAGCGGTTCGCGCGATAAAGGTCTGCACGGTAAGCTGAAAGCGGGTGTCTGTTATTCGATGCTCGACACCATTAACTCGCGCCACCAGCGCGTGGTGGTCGGTGTGCGTCTGCAACAGGTTGCCGGGCGCGATCGTAAAGTTGATATCAAACCATTTGCCATTCAGGGCTTGCCGATGTCGGTGCAGCCGACACAACTGGTGACCGAAACCCTGAATGAACGTCAGGCGCGCGTGCTCCCGCTTAACGAGCTGAAAGACAAGCTCGAGGCGATGGAAGGCGTGCAGTTTAAACAGTTCAACTCCATTACCGATTACCACTCGCTGATGTTCGATCTGGGCATCATCGCACGTCGTCTGCGCTCAGCGTCTGATCGTAGTAAATTCTATCGTCTGATTGAAGCTTCGCTGTATGGCGGGATCTCCAGCGCCATTACCCGTTCTCTGCGCGACTACCTGTTGCCAGAAAATAGCGGTGTGCGTAAAGCGTTCCAGGACATGGAAGCGGCGCTGCGTGAAAACCGTATGACGCTGGAAGCGATTCGTGTTACCCAGTCTGACCGTGACTTGTTCAAGCATCTGATCAGCGAAGCTACCAACTACGTGGCGGCGGACTACATGCGCCACGCCAACGAGCGCCGTGTTCACCTGGATAAAGCGCTGGAGTTTCGTCGTGAGCTTCACACTTCGCGTCAGCAACTGGCGGCTGAGCAGTACAAACACGTCGATATGGCGCGTGAACTGGCAGAGCACAACGGTGCCGAAGGCGATCTGGAAGCGGATTATCAGGCGGCCAGCGATCACCTGAACCTGGTGCAAACCGCACTGCGTCAGCAGGAAAAGATTGAACGCTACGAAGCGGATCTCGATGAGTTGCAGGTCCGCCTGGAAGAGCAAAACGAAGTGGTGGCAGAAGCCATCGAGCGCCAGGAAGAGAACGAGGCTCGTGCGGAAGCTGCCGAGCTGGAAGTGGACGAGCTGAAAAGCCAGCTTGCTGACTACCAGCAGGCGCTGGACGTCCAGCAAACGCGCGCTATCCAGTACAACCAGGCGATTGCTGCGCTTAATCGTGCCAAAGAACTGTGCCATCTGCCGGACTTAACCGCCGACAGCGCCGCCGAATGGCTGGAAACCTTCCAGGCGAAAGAACTGGAAGCGACTGAAAAAATGCTCTCTCTTGAGCAGAAAATGAGCATGGCGCAAACCGCGCACAGCCAGTTTGAACAGGCTTATCAGCTGGTGGTGGCAATCAACGGCCCGCTGGCGCGTAACGAGGCGTGGGATGTCGCCCGCGAACTATTGCGCGAAGGGGTCGATCAGCGTCACCTGGCAGAGCAGGTTCAGCCGTTGCGGATGCGCTTAAGCGAACTGGAACAGCGTCTGCGCGAGCAGCAAGAAGCTGAGCGTCTGTTGGCAGATTTCTGCAAACGTCAGGGCAAGAATTTTGATATCGACGAACTGGAAGCCCTGCATCAGGAGCTGGAAGCGCGCATTGCCTCTCTTTCCGACAGTGTTTCTAACGCCCGCGAAGAGCGTATGGCACTGCGTCAGGAGCAGGAACAGCTGCAGTCTCGCATTCAGAGTTTGATGCAGCGTGCGCCGGTTTGGCTGGCCGCGCAAAACAGTCTCAACCAGTTGAGCGAACAGTGCGGTGAAGCGTTCTCCTCCAGCCAGGACGTCACCGAATATCTGCAACAGTTGCTTGAGCGTGAGCGCGAAGCGATTGTTGAACGTGACGAAGTTGGCGCACGCAAAAACGCCGTCGATGAAGAGATCGAACGTTTAAGCCAGCCAGGTGGTTCTGAAGACCAGCGTCTGAATGCGCTGGCGGAGCGTTTTGGCGGCGTGCTGCTGTCAGAAATTTATGACGATGTTAGCCTGGAAGATGCGCCGTACTTCTCGGCGCTGTATGGCCCGTCACGCCACGCCATCGTGGTGCCAGATCTGTCACAGGTAACCGAACACCTGGAAGGCTTGACCGATTGCCCGGAAGATCTCTATCTGATCGAAGGGGATCCGCAGTCATTCGATGACAGCGTGTTCAGCGTTGATGAGCTGGAAAAAGCGGTAGTGGTGAAAATCGCCGATCGTCAGTGGCGTTATTCACGTTTCCCGGAAGTGCCGCTGTTTGGACGCGCGGCGCGCGAAAGCCGTATCGAAAGCCTCCATGCCGAGCGTGAAGTGCTTTCCGAACGCTTCGCCACGCTCTCCTTTGATGTACAGAAAACCCAGCGTCTGCATCAGGCGTTCAGCCGCTTTATCGGCAGCCATCTGGCGGTGGCGTTTGAGTCTGATCCGGAAGCAGAAATCCGTCAACTGAACAGCCGTCGCGTCGAACTGGAGCGGGCGTTGAGTAATCATGAAAATGATAACCAGCAGCAGCGTATTCAGTTTGAGCAGGCGAAAGAGGGTGTTACGGCGCTGAACCGCATTCTGCCGCGTCTCAATTTGTTGGCTGATGACAGCCTGGCGGATCGCGTCGATGAAATCCGCGAACGTCTGGATGAAGCCCAGGAAGCCGCACGTTTTGTTCAGCAGTTTGGCAATCAACTGGCGAAACTGGAACCGATCGTTTCGGTATTGCAGAGCGACCCGGAACAGTTCGAACAGTTAAAAGAAGATTACGCGTACTCTCAGCAGATGCAGCGCGATGCCCGTCAGCAGGCGTTTGCCCTGACGGAAGTGGTGCAGCGTCGTGCGCACTTTAGCTACTCTGACTCGGCAGAAATGCTTAGCGGTAACAGCGATCTCAACGAAAAACTGCGTGAACGTCTGGAACAGGCGGAAGCGGAGCGTACCCGCGCTCGTGAAGCGTTGCGCGGACACGCCGCGCAGTTAAGTCAGTACAATCAGGTACTGGCTTCGCTGAAAAGTTCGTATGACACCAAAAAAGAGCTACTCAACGATCTGCAACGTGAATTGCAGGATATCGGCGTGCGTGCTGATAGCGGGGCAGAAGAGCGGGCGCGTATTCGCCGTGATGAGTTACATGCGCAGCTGAGCAATAACCGTTCACGTCGCAACCAACTGGAAAAAGCGCTTACCTTCTGCGAAGCGGAGATGGACAACCTGACCCGCAAACTGCGCAAGCTGGAGCGTGATTACTTTGAGATGCGCGAGCAGGTAGTGACCGCGAAAGCGGGCTGGTGTGCAGTGATGCGCATGGTGAAAGATAACGGCGTTGAGCGCCGCTTACACCGTCGTGAGCTGGCTTATCTCTCCGCTGATGATTTGCGTTCCATGTCGGATAAGGCGTTGGGTGCGTTGCGTCTCGCGGTAGCGGATAACGAACATCTGCGCGACGTGCTGCGTTTGTCAGAAGATCCAAAACGTCCGGAGCGTAAAATTCAGTTCTTCGTGGCGGTTTATCAGCATCTGCGTGAACGTATTCGTCAGGATATTATTCGTACCGATGATCCGGTTGAAGCTATCGAGCAGATGGAGATCGAACTTAGCCGTCTGACTGAAGAGTTAACGTCCCGCGAACAGAAACTGGCGATCAGTTCCCGCAGCGTGGCGAACATCATCCGTAAAACCATTCAGCGCGAGCAGAACCGTATCCGTATGCTCAACCAGGGCTTGCAGAACGTATCGTTCGGTCAGGTGAACAGCGTGCGCCTCAACGTGAACGTGCGTGAAACGCACGCCATGCTGCTGGATGTGCTCTCTGAACAGCACGAACAACATCAGGATCTGTTTAACAGCAACCGTCTGACCTTCTCGGAAGCGCTGGCGAAACTGTATCAGCGCCTTAATCCGCAGATTGATATGGGGCAGCGCACGCCGCAGACCATCGGTGAAGAACTGCTGGATTACCGCAACTATCTTGAAATGGAAGTTGAGGTTAACCGTGGTTCCGATGGCTGGTTGCGCGCGGAGTCTGGTGCATTGTCGACCGGTGAGGCTATTGGTACCGGTATGTCGATTCTGGTGATGGTGGTACAGAGTTGGGAAGATGAATCTCGCCGCTTGCGCGGTAAAGATATCTCGCCTTGCCGTCTGCTGTTCCTTGATGAAGCAGCGCGACTGGATGCCCGTTCCATTGCCACGCTGTTTGAATTGTGTGAGCGTTTGCAAATGCAGCTCATCATCGCAGCGCCGGAAAATATCAGCCCGGAAAAAGGCACCACCTATAAACTGGTGCGTAAAGTCTTCCAGAATACCGAACACGTTCACGTAGTCGGTCTGCGTGGTTTTACACCGCAACTCCCTGAAACGCTTCCAGGCACGGTGGATGCGCCTTCTGAAGCAAGCTAA